CCATAAGGTAGACAAAAGCACTTTTTTCGCGTGCTGAAGGATCCTGGGCAGCACCTACACCGATCTGGTCTATGGCTACATCCAGAAAGCCAAAGCGATGATAGATCGCAGAGAAGAGCCCGTCAATGGAACTTTTACCGCTGTTATTCTTTGTAGAAAGATTCTCGCTGACATAGGAAACATCGTAACCTGCTTTCAATGCCCGTTCTTTTGGGCTAACCCCGGTAAAACCTTTGTGTCCCGGGATCTCTTCATGGGCTGATTCGTCATTGGCTATCAGGTAGTCTGCATGCGCCTGTGCCGCACGGTCCAGTTTTTCATTCTCAGAGAGCATTGACATACCCATTGACTGGCGTATTTCGTTCAGGTAGGCACGTGCTTCATTTTTTTCATAAGCCATATCCATAGTATGGGCCTGTTTTTTGACAATGACATTCGAAGCAGATGCGGCAAGATCGTTCTGTATACTTTGCCAGAAAAGAAAAGAAGCAGCCAGAAGTGCCAGAAGAACCGCTACAAGACGCATTGGTTTTCCCTGCCCTACAGGAAAGCCAGCAGTGAAGCGGTAACCGCTACATTGAGGGACTCTACTCCGCGCTGCATAGGAATGGCAATGGAAGCATTGCAGAGTCTTTCAATGGCCGGACTGACCCCTTCACTTTCATTGCCGAGTACAAAAATGGTCTTCTCACTGTAAGTCTGCTCTTTGTAACTTTTGTCTGCATGCGAAGAGAGTGTATAGAGTGAAGCGCCCTCTTTCCTGAAATGTTTCAATGTCTCTTTCAAGTTTGAGGTTTTGATGATGGGCATCTTGAAAAGTGTACCGACAGATGCCTTGATGACCAGTGGCGATATCTGCGCGGCACCTTTGGTCGGCAACAGGATCGCATCGATATTCCCTGCGGCACAGGAACGTATGATCATCCCCAGGTTCTGGGGGTTCGTTACACCATCAAGTGCGATGATACGGTAGTTTGTGTTTTTAGATATGAAATCTTTCTCGTCTCCAAAATGCTCCAGAATGATATCGAGTGCAACACCCTGATCCTGTTTTGCATTTTTGGAGATACGTGAGAGAGAGGATTTGTCATGGTACTGTACTTCTATACCACGTTTGGAAGCGATCTTTTTCATCTGCTCCAGAACAGAAGCGTCTTTGTTCGATTTGGAGAGGTGGAGTTTGTGGATGGTAACATCCTCATCTTTGAGTGCTTCCATCACAGCATTACGTCCGTAAATGGTAAGTACTTTATCAAAAAAAGCTTTTTTGGCTAAGTACTCGGGTGAGTCATTCACGAATTGCCGTCCCAGGCAATTTTTGGCTTGCCATTTTCATCGAACTCTACCGCAGGCATTCCCATGATGTTGTATCCGCCGTCCACATAATGGATCTCGCCTGTTACGGCCGAAGAAAGATCTGAAAGCAGATACATACCTGAGTTCCCTACCTCTTCGATGGTCACATTTTTCTTTAACGGCGCGTGTGCCGCGTTCCACTTGAGCATGAAGGAGAAATCCCCTATGCCTGCTGCCGCAAGTGTTTTGATGGGGCCCGCAGAGATGGCATTGACCCTGATGCCGTCTTTTCCGAGGTCCTCTGCCAGGTATTTGACCGTCATTTCAAGTGCTGCTTTCGCTACGCCCATCAGGTTGTAGTTGGGAATGTACTTTTCCCCACCATAGTAGGAGAGTGTCAGAACGGAGGAGTTGTCCGAAAGAACAGGCTTGAGTTCTCTTGTGACCTCTATAAGAGAGTAGACAGAGATGTCCATTGCCACGTCGAAAGCTTCCTTGGAAATGTCCACAAAACGTCCGCTCAGCCCCTCTTTTGGAGCGAATGCGATCGAATGGACGATGAAGTCGATCTGGCCCATGTCTTTTTCAAGTGATTCTTTAAGTGCTTTGATCTCTTCAGGTCTGCTCACGTCACATGGGTAAAGTCTTGCACCGCAGCCAAGATCTTCTGCAATGGGAGCGAGTTTCTTCTCGAAACGCTCGTTGAGAAATGTAATGGCCATTTCCGCACCCTGCTCCTGACAGGCTTTTGCTATACCGTAAGCGATGGATTTTTTGTTGGCGATGCCGAGAATGACACCTTTTTTACCTTTCATGATCATACATATAACTCCTGAATTAAATTCCGATATTTTATCATCATTGAGGTAAAATGTAGAACGACTATACAAAATTAGGGTAAATATGCAGAAAATACTGATCATAAGCACCGGCGGCACATTCAATAAGATCTACGATCCGATCGCAGGGGATCTTATTGTTGAAGAGACATCCAGGGCAGTCAGGGAGATAGCATCAAAATGGTTGAGCAGATTTGAGCTGATCAGTATCATAGGAAAAGACAGCCTGGCCATGACAAATCAGGACAGACTGGAACTTCTCTCTGTGGTGACCCAGACAGAGCATGAAAAGATCATCATTATTCATGGTACCGACACTATGCATGTCACAGCCGAATATCTTGCAGAGGTGGAGATAGAGAAGAAGATCATTCTTACCGGAGCGATGGTCCCCTACAGTATCGATCCCGTGGAAGCAACGGCAAATCTCACGTCTGCACTGGGGTACATGCAGCTACTCTCGGAAAACGGTGTCTACATAACGATGAACGGCCTCTTCAGTTCTTATGACAAGATTCTAAAAGACCGATCCAAAGGCAGGTTCATACGTAAAAAATAGGGGTACATTTATGATGATTGGATATAATTAGCCCAATACCATATAGGAGGAAAACAGATATGAAATTAAGACTATTGGCAGCAGGTATCGCTGCATTGGCCTTTTCCGGCTGTACGAACAACACAATGATTCCTTCATTCTCACCTTCTGCACCGGTAGAAACACCCAAGGCACCTGTAGTGGAACACACGGATTATGAACATGCTTCTCCTGAAAAACAAAATCTTTTTTATGAAGACATGGTCGCTGTGGCGACGAGCACAAAGAGTGATCCGAACTACCATAGAATGGCACTCGATACACCTGAAAGAAAAGCATGGTTTAAAAACCTTATGTACCGTCTTTGGGACGGGCAGATCACCAAACAGGAGTTCATAGCCGAAGGTGTCAGTAAATATCCCGATCACCGATATGAGTTTGAATTTGTTGCCAACGGATATGAACAAAGAAGATAATTTTTTTCTACTTTTTATCGTCTTTTTTAGGAAGAAATTTTCCACACCCTTTTTGGGGTGTTCCTCCAAAACTTTTGACTTCTCTTGCCGTACCATTTTTATAGATCACCGTTCTTTGACAGTTCGGGGACTCCACACACTCTTCATTTTTGCATCCTACATCTTCAGGAACCTGTGCCATTTTTTATCCTTATAATTAAATTTTGAACGCATTATACATCTTAAACATAAATATTGTGTTAGAGAATCCATATAATAATTATGTAAAATCAGTATAATTGAATATCTGTAAATTATACTTGATGTAGAAGGATCGAATTATGCTCACTATAGGCGTACCACTCTCATGATACGATTTTTACCCTCCGTTCTGCATCATAAAGGCTGTGGGAAACAGTGTAATCCCTATTTCCCGGAAACCTTTACACTGCTCTGCTGGAATATACATAAGAAGAACCAGACAGACCCTTCTTTTAGAGCCTTTCTGCAAAAGATGCTCTCACAAAAAGAGCTCTACCTCTGTATGCTGCAGGAAGCTGAATTCAAAGGAGATACCTTTACTTTTGATGACTGTGCCTACGATGCGGCGGCGAACCTGCAGGTCAAAGACACCTTCTATGGTGTACTTACTGCATGCCGAACAGAATCAAAGTCGGCAAAAGCCTATCTCTCGGACTCTCAGGAGAGTCTTGTCGGGCCGCATAAAAGCCTGCTTTTAAGTACCTATCCCCTTACAGGAAACAAAACCCTGCTGGTGCTCAATATACATGCCATCAATTTCAGGGAAAACAGCAGTTATGAACGGGAACTTGAAATATTTGCCGAAAAAGTAAGGGCTCACGAGGGACCGATGATCGTTGCGGGGGACTTCAATGCCTGGAACAAGAAGCGCAGAGAAGCACTGCATAAGCTACAAAAAGATCTTTCACTTGAGCTTGTGATATTCACGGAAGAGGACAATGTAAAATCGTTTATGGGGTATCCCCTCGATTTCGTACTCTACCGGGACCTGGAATGTACAGCCAAAGAAGTGATCTTGGATCATGATATTTCCGATCACCATCCGCTGCTTGTCACTTTCCGTACTCTCAAGTGATCAAATTTGATCGGTGCGTGGTTACGCACCCTATTTTTTGCCTCTACCGCGCTTTTTGTTCTGCGTTTTTGTCTCTTTGGTCTTTTTGGCCGCATCAAAGGCTTTGAAACCGTCACGTTTGGTCGTTTTGCGTTTCTTTCCTTTTTTGACGCCGGGCCGTGAAACCGCTTCCCGCTTGACGGAAGCACTCTTTTTTCTGCGTTGGGGACCATGCAGCAAAAAGCCCCGTGATTTTACCTCTTTGGGTGCATACTCGGGAAGTATCACCTCTTTGATTTTCCCACCAAGTACTTTCTGCAGATCATGCAGCTGTTCGATCTCATCTGGGCTGACAAGCGTAATGGCAATGCCTTCTCTGCCCGCCCTTCCCGTACGTCCCACGCGGTGAATGAAATCATGTTTGACATGGGGAATGTCATAATTGATCACCACATCGAGATCGCTGATGTCCAGCCCTCGTGCTGCGATATCCGTTGCCACCAGTATCCGGTAGCGCCCTTCCCTGAAAGCATTGAGCGACTTCTTGCGCTCCTGATGGGTACGCTCCCCGTGCAGAATACCCACCTTGTAGTCCCATGAACGCAGACTCTCTGCCACACCGTCAGCCAACTCTTTTTTTCTCACGAAGAGCAGGACTTTCTCATAATTTCCCGATGAGATGAGCCAGGCTAGCAGAGCTTCCTTTTTGCTGCGAAGCACAGGATAAAGCATCTGCGTGATCGTATCGGCAATCTTTCCCGGAGGGTCAAGTTCAATACGTTTGAGCGGCTTGATGTATGTTTTGGCAAGCTTGATCACCCTTGGCGTGATGGTCGCGGAAACAATGATCTTCTGGGAGCGTTCCGTCATCATGGTG
This DNA window, taken from Sulfurovum lithotrophicum, encodes the following:
- a CDS encoding asparaginase domain-containing protein, whose translation is MQKILIISTGGTFNKIYDPIAGDLIVEETSRAVREIASKWLSRFELISIIGKDSLAMTNQDRLELLSVVTQTEHEKIIIIHGTDTMHVTAEYLAEVEIEKKIILTGAMVPYSIDPVEATANLTSALGYMQLLSENGVYITMNGLFSSYDKILKDRSKGRFIRKK
- the rlmB gene encoding 23S rRNA (guanosine(2251)-2'-O)-methyltransferase RlmB: MNDSPEYLAKKAFFDKVLTIYGRNAVMEALKDEDVTIHKLHLSKSNKDASVLEQMKKIASKRGIEVQYHDKSSLSRISKNAKQDQGVALDIILEHFGDEKDFISKNTNYRIIALDGVTNPQNLGMIIRSCAAGNIDAILLPTKGAAQISPLVIKASVGTLFKMPIIKTSNLKETLKHFRKEGASLYTLSSHADKSYKEQTYSEKTIFVLGNESEGVSPAIERLCNASIAIPMQRGVESLNVAVTASLLAFL
- a CDS encoding DEAD/DEAH box helicase yields the protein MFFASLKLSPALTDLLEKEGYVRPTPIQKRLIPVLLDGQNAIASAQTGSGKTLAYLLPALQQINPEAEKVTHHYPRLFILSPTKELAQQIYEVSRPFVNALNLNVVLLQGGGRRTVETERLKKGVDVIIATPQRALEHIEAQHIDIKAIRHLVVDEADMMFDMGFVGYLEKIFTMMTERSQKIIVSATITPRVIKLAKTYIKPLKRIELDPPGKIADTITQMLYPVLRSKKEALLAWLISSGNYEKVLLFVRKKELADGVAESLRSWDYKVGILHGERTHQERKKSLNAFREGRYRILVATDIAARGLDISDLDVVINYDIPHVKHDFIHRVGRTGRAGREGIAITLVSPDEIEQLHDLQKVLGGKIKEVILPEYAPKEVKSRGFLLHGPQRRKKSASVKREAVSRPGVKKGKKRKTTKRDGFKAFDAAKKTKETKTQNKKRGRGKK
- a CDS encoding endonuclease/exonuclease/phosphatase family protein, giving the protein MIRFLPSVLHHKGCGKQCNPYFPETFTLLCWNIHKKNQTDPSFRAFLQKMLSQKELYLCMLQEAEFKGDTFTFDDCAYDAAANLQVKDTFYGVLTACRTESKSAKAYLSDSQESLVGPHKSLLLSTYPLTGNKTLLVLNIHAINFRENSSYERELEIFAEKVRAHEGPMIVAGDFNAWNKKRREALHKLQKDLSLELVIFTEEDNVKSFMGYPLDFVLYRDLECTAKEVILDHDISDHHPLLVTFRTLK
- the fabI gene encoding enoyl-ACP reductase FabI, which gives rise to MIMKGKKGVILGIANKKSIAYGIAKACQEQGAEMAITFLNERFEKKLAPIAEDLGCGARLYPCDVSRPEEIKALKESLEKDMGQIDFIVHSIAFAPKEGLSGRFVDISKEAFDVAMDISVYSLIEVTRELKPVLSDNSSVLTLSYYGGEKYIPNYNLMGVAKAALEMTVKYLAEDLGKDGIRVNAISAGPIKTLAAAGIGDFSFMLKWNAAHAPLKKNVTIEEVGNSGMYLLSDLSSAVTGEIHYVDGGYNIMGMPAVEFDENGKPKIAWDGNS